The Agrobacterium larrymoorei sequence AAACTCCAAGCGCCCGGTCGATTTCATCGGCATTCACTTCTTCTCGCCCGTCGAGAAGATGATGCTGACCGAAGTGATCCTCGGCAAGGAGACAGGCGACAAGGCGCTCGCCGTCGCGCTGGATTACGTCGCCAGGATCAAGAAGACCCCGATCGTCGTCAACGACACGCGCGGCTTCTTCGTCAACCGTTGCGTGCTGCGCTACATGGCGGAAAGCTATGAGATGCTGATCGAAGGCGTCCCGCCGACGATGATCGAAAACGCCGCGAAATTCGCTGGCATGCCGGTCGGTCCGCTGGCGCTGAACGATGAAGTGGCAATCGATCTTTCCTACAAGATCCTGAAAGCCACGGCTGCGGATCTGGGAGACAAGGCCGTCGATCCGCGCCATATGGAACTGGTCAAGAAACTGGTGGAAGATGAAGGCCGTTTCGGTCGCAAGAACTCTAAGGGCTTCTACGACTACCCGCCAAAGCCCGCCAAGAAGTCTCTCTGGCCCGGCCTGAAGGACCTCTACGCGCAGAAGAAGCCAGAGGACGTTGACATGGATACGCTGAAGCAGCGCTTCCTCGTTACTGTCGCACTGGAAGCGGCCCGCACGGTGGAAGAGGGCATCGTCACCGATCCGCGTGAGGCCGATGTCGGCTCCATCCTCGGCTTCGGCTTCGCGCCCTATACAGGCGGCGCGCTATCCTACATCGACGGCATGGGTGTCGCAAACTTCGTGGCGCTGGCCGAAAAACTCGAGGCTGAATATGGCCCGCGCTTTGCCCCGACCTCGCTTTTGAAGGATCTGGCTGCCAAGGGCGAGACCTTCTACGGTCGCTTCGACCCCTACGCCAAGGCTGCCAAGGCCGCTTGAGCGGAACAGTTCGAAACAACAAGAGGGCGGCCATCGGTCGCCTTTTTCTTTTGTGCAGCAGCATCGGCCGGAAAATCGGACTCGATTTTCGGAAAGCACGATGCGTGGATCAAAGAAGATTGAGCGTCCTTGTGCGTCCAATAGGACGCTCGGCCTCTAGCGCGTCGCGCTTCCTCCGAGCGACACTGCATCCTTTTCTCCCCTCCGGCGTTTGGAGAGGGAGTTCTCCTGAGCACGATCGGGAGCCCAAGGATTTTCCAAAAGGAGATGTGAATGAGAGCGCCCGCACGATCCCACGGTTTCGACAAGCCAGCCGACTTGGAAGACGAACTGGCCCAGTTGGACGAAGAGCGAGCCGACGGCACACTCCGAACGCTTGATAAGCGCCCAGCTCCGCCAAAACCCGGTAGAAAGCCTGCGGAAGAAGCGTCGTTGCGCGCGCAGATCGCCGAGCTACGCCGTGACCTCGATGAGGTTCGTCGAGACGTCGAGAAACTGAGCGCATCGCGAAATGCGCCATCTCGCTCTGCCTCCGACGTGTCAAACTGGTTGCCAGTGGTGCGCTCGGTGGCCATCACCTCGCTCGCCAGCCGAATTTTCGCTTCGTCACCAATGATTGCCCTGATGGTAGCGGCCGTTCCGTTCGCGTTAGGCCTCACCGCAGGATCAAAACAGTAAGCCTTCGATTGGCGCATAGAGCGGAACCTCAAGCTTGAGAGGCGAGGAGCAGCTTGCTTCCTCACCTCTCTCGTTTGGGTATCGTCAGAGGCTCTAAAAAAGCCCGAAGAAAAACTGTCAAAAAAGTTCGCCTGGGCGCTTGCCATGGCCGAACAAGCTGCTATAACCCCGCTCACTTCCGGGGCGGAACACTCCCCGGCGCTTCAAAAAGCGAAGGTTCTTCAAGAGCCTGTAGTGCCCGGATAGCTCAGTTGGTAGAGCAGCGGATTGAAAATCCGCGTGTCGGTGGTTCAAATCCGCCTCCGGGCACCATTATTTTTCGAACTAAATCAAGTTCTCGCAACTCAACTGCTTTCATGTCTCGCCCACCTCGTGTTGGACAATTCCGAAGCCTTTTGTATCAGTTTCCGCGCTCTCTAAATGGAAATGGGACCGGGTTTTCGATTTCAAAAAATTGGGCGAAGGTCGGGGGGGGGGGATGCGGCCCCGCATCAAGGGGGAATGCCCACACGGTCCCTAAGCCTGTGCGGGGAAGAGGATCAAGTTCAGCCATAATCCAAAAGCCGCTGATCCCCACAATGCCACCCCTGAATAATTAAATTTCATTTGCTACGAGGTCCATGTTGACACATCAATAGCGTGCTGGGACTAAGGACCTCGAACGAGGAACTGTGATGAGTGGATTGATTGGTGTCGGACTGTATACGCCAGCAGAAGCCGGGAGGCTTTTGCACGTTGCTCCGGCGAAGATTTCTAGATGGCTCAACGGTCATTCGATCAGGGGGCGCGAGTACCCCGCGCTATGGGAGCCTGCGGTTCAGATAGATGGCGCCTCTACGACCTTAGCTTTCCGTGACCTTATGGAAATCCGTGTGGCTGACGCCTTTCTCCGAGCCGGCGTCTCGGCAATTCAGGTCCGGGCCGCGATAGTTTATGCTAGAGAGGTATTGGCAGCAGACTACCCTTTATCAACTGAGCGCTTTAAGACTGATGGTCGAAACATCCTGCTGCGGGTATTCGAAAAGGATGCTGATGGCGTAGAGCGCGAGCGTCTCCTCAACTTGTTCCGCAGGCAATATGAGTTCAAGGAGGTCATCGAGCCTATTCTGAGGACTGTCGATTTTGATGAGGATGGGTCTCCGCGACTTTGGTATCCAGCCGGCAGGCGCGCAAATATATTGGTTGATCCCCTCCGCGCGTTCGGTCAGCCAATAGACGGCGTAACCAGCGTACCCACCGCCATACTTGCAACCTCCGCCGGAAACTTTGGTATCGAAGAAACTGCGATCGCCTACGACGTCCCAGAGGGGTCGGTGCGCCGCGCTGTCGAATTCGAACAGTCATTGAATTGATGGTGGATGCGGTTGAAAGTTCTTTTCGATAACTGCACATCCCCCATATATGCCTCAACATTGAACGGCTTCATCAGCCATTATGGGCACTCCGCCGTACACATCAGCAACCTTGAAGGGCTCCCCAACGGTCGCAACTCAACCGATTTGGAATGGATTGAGTACTTGCGATCTTCCGGCTTCGTGTGGAGCTTCATAACTGGAGATGGTCGTGTTCTGAAAAATGCAGCCGAACGAGCTGCACTTAGATCAGCGGGCCTTCATGGTTTCGTTTTAGCGCCAGCCTATCAGAAGACTGCCCATAACCACGTCGCATCTAACCTGCTGTGGCACTGGCCTGAAATGCAGCGGTTGACTGAAATTCTGAGCGCTCCTTCGATGCATGAGGTGCCCATGCAACGAAGCTCAAAGCTGCGGTCACTTCCCCTTTAGGTACCGTACACTGGCTCCTCTCTAGCGGGGCCAGAGCACCCCGGGCCCGCCTAGACAGAGGCAACGAAAAAGGCCGGGGCGAATTCGCACCGACCTCTTGTCGCTTGTCATCTGCCGCCAGTACATCCGTGGTCAACGTGCAAGCGGTGGCGCCGCCACGCCACTCGATTGGGAGAATGCGCGGCGGCGCGTTTGGTTCCAAATTTTAATCGAGTAGTTCTGCGGGTACCTTGCCGCCATTTTCTGATAGTTTTTTAAGCAAAGCCTTATGGAGCCAGTTGTTCATTTCGGCTGAACCATTGAGTTCGCCCGCATAGCCGAGCTCCTGCGCCAGCTCTTTGCGTTCTGCGAGGCTCGCATCCATGCCGAGCGCTTTCATCAGGTCGACGATCGAATGCTTCCAGTCCAGGCGTTGTCCACTGCGCTTGACTGCGGCGTCAAGCTGCGAAGCGACATCGACCTGCTGGGTGGATGCAGAGGTCGGCGCAGACGGGACCGGTGCCGAACTGCCGGAGGTTGAGGGAACGGCCTCACCTGTGCCGCCGACGGGCGGTGCGGTGGTTGCAGCGGGTTCAGGGATGGATGAAGGGGCTGGTGTCGGTTCCGTGGCGGACGGGGATGTCTGCTCGGCATGGGCCGAACCGAAGATCGCGTCTTTGATCTTACCGAAGATGCTCATGATGTTTCCTCTTTCGACTGGCTGTGGATGTTGGTCCAACGGTTCGAAGGCGGATCGCGTTCCGATTGGATGCGAAAAAGCTGGCCCTACCCAAGGTAGTTGTCATCATCGACACGGTCATGGGTTCTGACACTGGGACAATCATATCCCGTATGAGAGGCTGCTTGCAGAGATCCTGCGGTTCTTTCGAAATGGAAAAGGGGCAGCCAATCGACCGCCCCTTTTCAATTCTATTGCCGAGTTCGCTATCTCAGGCTGGCCGCTCTTCCGCGGCGTTTGGACGCCAAGTGATGAGCTTCTTCTCCGCGACATCGAGGATAAGGTCGATGATGAGAACGAAGATGGCCAGGATGATGATGCCTGCAAAGACGCCGACCGCATCGAAATTGCCTTCCGAGCGAGCAATCAGATAGCCAAGACCCGCGGAAGCACCGAGATATTCGCCGATGATGGCGCCGACGACTGCGAAACCGACGGAGGTGCGCAGCGAAGACAAGATCCAGCT is a genomic window containing:
- a CDS encoding PIN-like domain-containing protein, whose translation is MRLKVLFDNCTSPIYASTLNGFISHYGHSAVHISNLEGLPNGRNSTDLEWIEYLRSSGFVWSFITGDGRVLKNAAERAALRSAGLHGFVLAPAYQKTAHNHVASNLLWHWPEMQRLTEILSAPSMHEVPMQRSSKLRSLPL
- a CDS encoding DUF3597 domain-containing protein; this encodes MSIFGKIKDAIFGSAHAEQTSPSATEPTPAPSSIPEPAATTAPPVGGTGEAVPSTSGSSAPVPSAPTSASTQQVDVASQLDAAVKRSGQRLDWKHSIVDLMKALGMDASLAERKELAQELGYAGELNGSAEMNNWLHKALLKKLSENGGKVPAELLD